Proteins encoded within one genomic window of Nordella sp. HKS 07:
- a CDS encoding bifunctional rhamnulose-1-phosphate aldolase/short-chain dehydrogenase, whose translation MTKTAIPDLWDDKIAATLDEPGLLLYRSNLLGSDLRITNFGGGNTSAKVKMTDPLTRKDETVLWVKGSGGDLGSMKLDGFSTLYLDKLKTLKGLYRGIAHEDEMVDYLPHCTFNLNPRAASIDTPLHGFVPAIHVDHMHADAVIAIAAAKDSERLTKEIFGTEMGYLPWQRPGFDLGLKLGEMAEKNPHFVGVVLGAHGLFTWGPTARASYQTTLRIINKAAAWLEEQRAKPSFKGARFDSLTARDRADVARRLSPEIRGRISKEERKVGHFTDAPEVLDFVNSNALDALAPLGTSCPDHFLRTKIRPLVLPYDPKTRNIDEVVAGLDQTLDAYARDYAAYYERAKHPNSPRMRDPNAVIYLVPGVGMLSFAKDKSTARIASEFYVNAINVMRGASGVSQYVGLPEQEAFNIEYWLLEEAKLQRMPKPKSLAGRIAFVTGGAGGIGQAIAHRLLSEGACVVLADIDQAALDVTVQGFASRFGKDQVQGVTLDVTQEDAVIAAMGEAVLRFGGLDIVVNNAGISSAAPVEDTTLDLWNKNMSILGTGYFLVAREGYRLMKTQKLGGSMVFIGSKNAIAASAGASAYCTAKAAEVHLARCMALEGAPLGIRVNVVNPDAVLRGSKIWQGEWRQQRAQSNKIKEEELEEFYRKRSLLQRSVYPEDIAEATYFFASDLSAKSTGNFLNVDAGNATSFTR comes from the coding sequence ATGACGAAGACCGCCATTCCCGATCTGTGGGACGACAAGATCGCCGCGACCTTGGATGAGCCGGGGCTCCTGCTCTACCGCTCCAATTTGCTCGGCAGCGATCTCAGGATCACCAATTTCGGCGGCGGCAATACTTCGGCCAAGGTCAAGATGACCGATCCCCTGACCCGGAAGGACGAGACGGTACTGTGGGTCAAGGGCTCGGGCGGCGATCTCGGCTCGATGAAGCTCGACGGGTTCTCGACGCTTTATCTCGACAAGCTCAAAACGCTGAAGGGCCTCTATCGCGGCATCGCGCATGAGGACGAGATGGTCGACTACCTGCCGCATTGCACCTTCAACCTCAATCCGCGCGCGGCTTCGATCGACACGCCGCTGCATGGCTTCGTGCCGGCGATCCATGTCGATCACATGCATGCCGATGCGGTGATCGCCATCGCGGCGGCGAAGGATTCGGAAAGGCTCACGAAGGAGATCTTCGGGACCGAGATGGGGTATTTGCCCTGGCAGCGGCCGGGCTTCGATCTCGGCCTCAAGCTCGGCGAGATGGCGGAGAAGAATCCGCATTTTGTCGGTGTGGTGCTGGGCGCCCATGGGCTTTTCACCTGGGGGCCGACGGCTAGGGCGTCCTATCAGACCACCTTACGCATCATCAACAAGGCGGCGGCGTGGCTGGAGGAACAACGCGCCAAGCCGTCCTTCAAGGGCGCGCGCTTCGACAGTCTTACCGCGCGCGACCGCGCCGATGTGGCGCGCCGGCTCAGCCCTGAGATCCGCGGCCGCATCTCAAAGGAGGAGCGCAAGGTCGGTCATTTCACCGACGCGCCGGAAGTGCTCGATTTCGTCAACAGCAATGCGCTCGACGCGCTGGCGCCGCTCGGCACGTCCTGTCCCGACCATTTCCTGCGCACCAAGATCAGGCCGCTGGTGCTGCCCTATGATCCGAAGACGCGCAACATCGACGAGGTGGTGGCCGGGCTTGACCAGACGCTCGACGCCTATGCCCGGGATTACGCCGCCTATTATGAACGCGCCAAACATCCCAATTCGCCCAGGATGCGCGATCCCAATGCGGTCATCTATCTGGTGCCGGGGGTGGGCATGCTGTCCTTCGCCAAGGACAAGTCAACGGCGCGCATCGCATCGGAATTCTATGTGAACGCCATCAATGTCATGCGTGGCGCGTCGGGCGTGTCCCAATATGTCGGCCTGCCGGAGCAGGAGGCCTTCAACATCGAATATTGGCTGCTCGAAGAGGCGAAGCTCCAGCGCATGCCGAAGCCGAAGAGCCTGGCCGGGCGCATCGCCTTCGTCACCGGCGGGGCGGGCGGCATCGGCCAGGCGATAGCGCACCGGCTCCTGAGCGAGGGGGCATGCGTCGTCCTCGCCGACATAGATCAGGCTGCCCTCGACGTGACGGTTCAGGGCTTCGCTTCGCGCTTCGGCAAGGATCAGGTGCAAGGCGTGACGCTCGACGTCACGCAGGAAGACGCGGTGATCGCGGCGATGGGTGAGGCGGTCTTGCGCTTCGGCGGGCTCGACATCGTGGTCAACAATGCCGGCATCTCGTCGGCCGCTCCCGTCGAGGACACGACGCTCGATCTGTGGAACAAGAACATGTCGATCCTCGGCACCGGCTATTTCCTGGTGGCGCGCGAGGGTTATCGCCTGATGAAGACGCAGAAGCTCGGCGGCTCGATGGTCTTCATCGGCTCGAAGAACGCCATCGCGGCGTCGGCCGGCGCGTCGGCCTATTGCACCGCCAAGGCGGCGGAAGTGCATTTGGCGCGCTGCATGGCGCTCGAAGGGGCGCCGCTCGGCATCCGCGTGAATGTCGTCAATCCGGATGCGGTCCTGCGCGGCTCGAAGATCTGGCAGGGCGAGTGGCGCCAGCAGCGGGCGCAGTCGAACAAGATCAAGGAGGAGGAGCTCGAGGAATTCTACCGCAAGCGCTCGCTCCTGCAGCGCTCGGTCTATCCTGAAGATATCGCCGAAGCGACGTATTTCTTCGCCTCCGATCTCTCGGCCAAGTCGACCGGCAATTTCCTCAATGTCGATGCCGGCAATGCGACGAGTTTCACGCGGTGA
- a CDS encoding alanine racemase — translation MSSKDIASFFRFEPTAKRIEDLETPTPIIDIDVVDRNLKRWQERCDKLGIANRPHIKTHKLAPLAKYQMALGAKGITVQKLGEAEVMADAGIRDMLLTFNVVGAHKLKRLADLARRTDISVVADNETVVEGLGRAGVAAGRDIAVLVECDTGAKRNGVQSPEAAAALAKVIDRTKGVSYGGLMTYAAPAMRIETEAFLTAARDRVAEAGLETRVITSGGSPDMWKDEGLGIVSEYRVGTYVYFDRSLVERGTCAFDDCALGVLATVVSRPTDERALVDAGSKSLTSDLLGLKGYGVVHAMGDAQIYMMSEEHGFLDISGAAMKPKVGDLVRITPNHVCPVTNLFDRVVFVRGTEVLGAVKVDARGTVQ, via the coding sequence ATGAGCAGCAAGGACATCGCCAGCTTTTTCCGTTTCGAGCCCACGGCCAAGAGGATCGAGGATCTGGAGACGCCGACCCCCATCATCGATATCGATGTGGTCGACCGCAACCTGAAGCGCTGGCAGGAGCGCTGCGACAAGCTCGGGATCGCCAACCGGCCGCATATCAAGACGCACAAGCTGGCGCCGCTGGCGAAATATCAGATGGCGCTGGGCGCCAAGGGCATCACGGTGCAGAAGCTTGGCGAGGCCGAGGTCATGGCCGATGCCGGCATCCGCGACATGCTGCTGACCTTCAATGTCGTGGGCGCACACAAGTTGAAGCGTCTCGCCGATCTCGCCAGGCGCACCGATATTTCGGTGGTCGCCGACAATGAAACGGTGGTGGAAGGCCTGGGCCGCGCCGGCGTCGCGGCGGGCCGCGACATCGCCGTGCTGGTCGAATGCGACACCGGCGCTAAGCGCAATGGCGTGCAGTCGCCGGAGGCCGCCGCCGCGCTCGCCAAGGTGATCGACAGGACCAAAGGCGTTTCCTATGGCGGCCTGATGACCTATGCGGCGCCGGCGATGCGTATCGAGACTGAAGCCTTCCTCACCGCGGCGCGCGACCGGGTCGCGGAAGCGGGGCTCGAGACCCGGGTGATCACGTCGGGAGGCTCGCCCGATATGTGGAAGGATGAGGGGCTCGGCATCGTCAGCGAGTATCGCGTCGGCACCTATGTCTATTTCGACCGTTCGCTGGTCGAACGCGGCACATGCGCATTCGACGACTGCGCGCTCGGCGTGCTGGCCACGGTGGTCAGCCGGCCGACCGACGAGCGCGCTCTGGTCGATGCCGGAAGCAAGTCGCTGACCAGCGATCTCCTGGGGCTCAAAGGCTATGGCGTGGTCCATGCGATGGGCGATGCGCAAATCTACATGATGAGCGAGGAGCATGGTTTCCTCGATATTTCGGGCGCCGCGATGAAACCGAAGGTCGGTGACCTGGTGCGCATCACGCCCAATCATGTCTGTCCGGTGACCAATCTCTTCGACCGCGTCGTCTTCGTGCGCGGGACTGAGGTGCTGGGCGCCGTCAAGGTCGATGCGCGCGGGACGGTGCAGTAA
- a CDS encoding sugar ABC transporter substrate-binding protein yields the protein MKSRFLKTILAAGLSLAALTSVALAGTVRVTVAEYSAKTGPYFAEAEKAFEAANPGVDIQIEVVPWDVLLQKLTTDIGAGSNADLSIIGTRWLIDFVKQDVAEPLDGFITPEFKDRFIETFLSPSVMDGKTYGLPIAASARAMYYNKELFEKAGIAEPPKTWDDLKAAAEKISALGGGVYGYGLQGKEIETDVYYYYAMWSQGVEILDKDGKSGLSSDGAIAAAKLYKELIDKKLTQPGVTSFAREDVQNLFKQGKIGMMITAPFLSNQIKEEAPNLKYGVAAIPAGPTGARGTYGVTDSIIMFKNSQNKEEAWKFLDYLFTTDMRAKFTQGEGFLPVNKEEAKMDYYVNNADLKAFTDLLPSARFAPVIPGWEEVAQKTSDALQKIYLGEGEPDATLKATAEEINGILQSQK from the coding sequence ATGAAAAGCCGATTTTTGAAGACGATTCTGGCCGCCGGCCTGAGCCTCGCAGCGCTCACCAGTGTCGCGCTCGCCGGCACGGTGCGCGTCACCGTCGCTGAATACAGCGCCAAGACCGGGCCCTATTTCGCCGAGGCCGAGAAGGCCTTCGAGGCGGCCAATCCGGGAGTCGACATCCAGATCGAGGTCGTGCCGTGGGACGTGCTCCTGCAGAAGCTCACCACCGATATCGGGGCGGGCAGCAACGCCGATCTGTCGATCATCGGCACGCGCTGGCTCATCGACTTCGTGAAACAGGACGTGGCCGAGCCGCTCGACGGCTTCATCACGCCGGAATTCAAGGACCGCTTCATCGAGACCTTCCTGTCGCCCTCCGTCATGGACGGCAAGACCTATGGTCTGCCGATCGCCGCCTCGGCGCGCGCCATGTATTACAACAAGGAGCTGTTCGAGAAGGCCGGCATCGCCGAGCCGCCGAAGACCTGGGACGACCTCAAGGCCGCGGCTGAGAAGATTTCCGCGCTCGGTGGTGGCGTCTATGGCTACGGCCTGCAGGGCAAGGAAATCGAGACCGACGTCTATTACTACTATGCGATGTGGTCGCAGGGCGTCGAAATCCTCGACAAGGATGGCAAGTCCGGCCTGTCCAGCGACGGCGCCATCGCCGCCGCCAAGCTCTACAAGGAACTGATCGACAAGAAGCTTACCCAGCCGGGCGTCACCTCCTTCGCGCGCGAGGACGTGCAGAACCTGTTCAAGCAGGGCAAGATCGGCATGATGATCACCGCGCCCTTCCTCTCCAACCAGATCAAGGAAGAAGCGCCGAACCTCAAATATGGCGTCGCCGCTATCCCTGCGGGCCCGACGGGGGCGCGCGGCACCTATGGCGTGACCGACTCGATCATCATGTTCAAGAACTCGCAGAACAAGGAAGAGGCCTGGAAGTTCCTCGACTATCTCTTCACCACCGACATGCGCGCCAAGTTCACGCAAGGCGAAGGCTTCCTGCCGGTGAACAAGGAAGAGGCGAAGATGGACTACTATGTGAACAACGCCGATCTCAAGGCGTTCACCGATCTTCTGCCCTCGGCCCGCTTCGCGCCGGTCATCCCCGGTTGGGAAGAGGTGGCGCAGAAGACCTCCGACGCGCTGCAGAAGATCTATCTCGGCGAAGGTGAGCCCGACGCGACGCTGAAGGCCACCGCCGAGGAGATCAACGGCATCCTGCAGAGTCAGAAGTAA
- a CDS encoding substrate-binding domain-containing protein: MIRKTVFAALALTAMAGSAFAASAWTGGDDLPTNPLACDGTPGAAVAKPYDGGEPTGAPDRKGKKITVVDVPKLIGIGYFNATSKGIQDAAKELGNVDAKTDGPTQANIDQQITFIDNYITSGVDGILFAANDPVAIAPVLKKALSKGINVVGYDANSQPDARQWFVNQAEFNGIAKAMVDNMAKEIGEEGAFAIVTSTFTTPNQARWIAEMAAYAEKCHPKMKWLETVEAQEDNVLSFNQATTLINKYGDDLKGIFGMTSVATPASAEAVTQANKCGTIAVVGLATPNAMKPYVEKDCVKSVVLWNPVDLGYAAMQVLRAVADGDLKPGATSVKAGKLGDLQVINGSEILLGAPFVFTKENVGQFDF, encoded by the coding sequence ATGATACGCAAGACAGTGTTCGCTGCACTCGCTCTCACCGCCATGGCGGGGAGCGCCTTCGCCGCCTCAGCCTGGACGGGAGGCGACGATCTGCCCACCAATCCGCTCGCCTGCGACGGGACGCCCGGAGCGGCGGTCGCCAAGCCTTATGACGGCGGCGAGCCCACCGGCGCGCCTGACCGGAAGGGCAAGAAGATCACCGTCGTCGATGTGCCGAAGCTCATCGGCATCGGCTATTTCAACGCAACCTCGAAGGGCATCCAGGACGCCGCCAAGGAGCTCGGCAATGTCGACGCCAAGACCGACGGTCCGACCCAGGCCAATATCGACCAGCAGATCACCTTCATCGACAACTACATCACCAGCGGCGTCGACGGCATCCTGTTCGCCGCCAACGATCCCGTCGCGATCGCGCCGGTGCTGAAGAAGGCGCTGTCCAAGGGGATCAATGTCGTGGGCTATGACGCCAACTCGCAGCCCGATGCGCGGCAATGGTTCGTCAACCAGGCCGAGTTCAACGGCATCGCGAAGGCCATGGTCGACAACATGGCCAAGGAGATCGGCGAGGAGGGCGCCTTCGCCATCGTCACCTCGACCTTCACCACGCCCAACCAGGCGCGCTGGATTGCCGAGATGGCGGCCTATGCGGAGAAGTGCCATCCCAAGATGAAGTGGCTGGAGACGGTCGAGGCGCAGGAGGACAATGTGCTCTCCTTCAATCAGGCCACCACCCTCATCAACAAGTATGGCGATGACCTCAAGGGCATCTTCGGCATGACCAGCGTCGCGACGCCGGCCTCCGCCGAAGCGGTGACGCAAGCGAACAAGTGCGGCACGATCGCCGTCGTCGGCCTCGCCACGCCCAATGCGATGAAGCCCTATGTCGAAAAGGACTGCGTCAAGTCGGTCGTGCTGTGGAACCCGGTCGATCTCGGTTATGCGGCGATGCAGGTGCTGCGCGCTGTTGCCGACGGCGATCTGAAACCCGGCGCCACCTCGGTGAAGGCCGGCAAGCTCGGCGATCTCCAGGTCATCAACGGCTCGGAGATCCTGCTCGGCGCGCCCTTCGTCTTCACCAAGGAGAATGTCGGGCAGTTTGATTTCTAA
- a CDS encoding ABC transporter ATP-binding protein yields MSTVSLRGIAKHFGAVTIIPKGLDLDIADGEFVVLVGPSGCGKSTLLRMIAGLEDISDGELCIGDRRANELSPQERNIAMVFQSYALFPHMTAKDNIGFGPRIRKEAGGAISDKVGKAAGILNLHDYLDRYPRQLSGGQRQRVAMGRAIVRDPDVFLFDEPLSNLDAQLRVQMRTEIKALHQRLGSTIVYVTHDQIEAMTMADRIVVMNKGRIEQAGSPLDLYDNPATRFVASFLGSPSMSFVPGRVKKTGDGAAVVTDDGVTLPTRMLAAANDGRAVEVGMRPEHFRLADKGQGLPFKVDVIEPTGSETHLYGAIAGTPVRCVFRERLKLAPGAEIGLAIDAALTHVFDRETGRPV; encoded by the coding sequence ATGAGCACAGTCAGTCTGCGCGGCATCGCCAAGCACTTCGGCGCGGTGACGATCATCCCCAAGGGCCTCGATCTCGACATCGCCGACGGCGAGTTCGTCGTGCTGGTCGGCCCATCGGGCTGCGGCAAGTCCACCCTTCTGCGCATGATCGCGGGGCTCGAGGATATCAGCGACGGCGAGCTGTGCATCGGTGACAGGCGCGCCAACGAGCTGAGCCCCCAGGAGCGCAACATCGCCATGGTGTTCCAGTCCTATGCGCTGTTCCCGCATATGACGGCGAAGGACAATATCGGTTTCGGCCCGCGCATCCGCAAGGAAGCGGGAGGCGCCATCTCCGACAAGGTCGGCAAGGCGGCCGGCATTCTCAATCTGCACGACTATCTCGACCGCTATCCGCGTCAATTGTCGGGCGGCCAGCGCCAGCGCGTCGCCATGGGCCGCGCCATCGTCCGCGATCCGGATGTGTTCCTGTTCGACGAGCCGCTCTCCAATCTCGACGCGCAATTGCGCGTGCAGATGCGCACCGAGATCAAGGCGCTGCATCAGCGGCTCGGCTCGACCATCGTCTATGTGACGCATGACCAGATCGAGGCCATGACCATGGCCGACCGCATCGTGGTGATGAACAAGGGTCGCATCGAGCAGGCGGGCTCGCCGCTCGATCTCTACGACAATCCGGCCACCCGATTCGTGGCGAGCTTTCTGGGGTCGCCCTCGATGAGCTTCGTGCCCGGACGGGTGAAGAAAACCGGCGACGGCGCCGCCGTCGTCACCGATGACGGTGTCACCTTGCCGACCCGCATGCTGGCCGCCGCCAATGACGGCCGTGCCGTCGAAGTGGGCATGCGGCCCGAGCATTTCCGCCTCGCCGACAAGGGCCAGGGCCTGCCCTTCAAGGTCGATGTGATCGAGCCGACCGGATCGGAGACCCATCTCTATGGTGCGATCGCCGGCACACCCGTGCGCTGCGTCTTCCGCGAACGCCTCAAGCTGGCACCCGGCGCCGAGATCGGCCTCGCTATCGACGCGGCGCTGACCCATGTCTTCGACCGCGAGACGGGGCGCCCGGTGTGA
- the rhaI gene encoding L-rhamnose catabolism isomerase: MTFSISADFIGEQNRKSEKALAEDYAALGRQLERRGINIEAMTARAMEYAVAVPTWGVGTGGTRFARFPGPGEPRNVFDKIDDCGIIHQLGRTTPTVSPHIPWDKVDDLSALRQKAASHDLSFDAVNSNTFQDAKDQRLSYKFGSLTHADQGTRAQAVAHNLECIEVGRKLGSTALTVWIADGANFAGQSNLNAAFDRYMKSLGEIYEHLPKDWSVFLEHKLYEPAFYATVISDWGSSFMAASELGPKAKCLVDLGHHAPNTNIEQIVARLIRAQKLAGFHFNDSKYGDDDLDSGSVDPFRLFLVFNELVDAELRKAPGFSPAYMIDQSHNVTDPIESLIQSAIEIQRAYVQASLVDRAALDAAQEESDVLGGHLLVKQAFITDVSPVLAEARRRKGGSIDPIATYRASGYRRQKAKERPESGAASAGIV; this comes from the coding sequence ATGACCTTTTCCATTTCGGCCGATTTCATCGGCGAGCAGAACCGTAAGAGCGAGAAGGCGCTGGCGGAAGATTACGCCGCGCTCGGCCGCCAGCTCGAACGGCGCGGCATCAACATCGAGGCGATGACGGCGCGTGCCATGGAGTATGCGGTGGCGGTGCCGACCTGGGGGGTGGGCACCGGCGGCACCCGCTTCGCCCGCTTTCCGGGACCGGGAGAACCGCGCAACGTCTTCGACAAGATCGATGATTGCGGGATCATTCATCAGCTGGGCCGGACGACGCCGACGGTGTCGCCGCATATTCCGTGGGACAAGGTCGACGATTTGAGCGCGCTGCGCCAGAAGGCCGCTTCCCATGATCTGAGCTTCGACGCGGTGAATTCCAACACCTTCCAGGACGCCAAGGACCAGAGGCTCTCTTACAAATTCGGCTCGCTCACCCATGCCGATCAAGGCACGCGCGCCCAGGCGGTGGCGCATAATCTCGAATGCATCGAGGTCGGGCGCAAACTCGGCTCGACGGCGCTCACCGTGTGGATCGCCGATGGCGCGAATTTCGCCGGCCAGTCCAATCTCAATGCCGCCTTCGACCGCTACATGAAATCGCTCGGCGAGATCTATGAGCATCTGCCCAAGGACTGGTCGGTCTTTCTCGAGCACAAGCTCTATGAGCCGGCCTTCTATGCGACCGTCATCTCCGACTGGGGATCGAGCTTCATGGCGGCAAGCGAACTGGGCCCCAAGGCCAAGTGCCTGGTCGATCTCGGCCATCACGCGCCCAACACCAATATCGAGCAGATCGTCGCCCGCCTTATCCGGGCTCAGAAGCTTGCCGGCTTCCATTTCAATGATTCCAAATATGGCGACGATGATCTCGATTCGGGCTCGGTCGATCCCTTCCGCCTGTTCCTCGTCTTCAATGAACTGGTCGATGCCGAATTGCGTAAGGCGCCCGGCTTCAGCCCGGCCTATATGATCGACCAGTCGCATAATGTGACCGACCCGATCGAAAGCCTCATCCAGTCGGCGATCGAAATCCAACGCGCCTATGTGCAGGCCTCGCTGGTCGATCGCGCGGCGCTCGACGCGGCGCAAGAGGAAAGCGACGTGCTGGGCGGCCATCTCCTGGTCAAGCAGGCCTTCATTACTGATGTATCACCTGTCCTTGCGGAAGCCCGGCGGCGCAAGGGCGGCAGCATCGATCCGATCGCCACCTATCGGGCGTCCGGCTATCGCCGGCAGAAGGCGAAGGAACGGCCGGAGAGCGGTGCGGCTTCGGCCGGCATCGTCTGA
- a CDS encoding SDR family NAD(P)-dependent oxidoreductase gives MTGLKGKKVIITGAGGGIGSALVQAFHREGATVIACDRTNQTDEPIQPDHLEVFDLLDPAQIGKAAENIVAKFGAPDCLINNAGWTRAELMEDVTNEVIARELQLNLSGVMQFTQGLLPAMLERKVGSIVFISSVNALMHFGNPVYAAAKSGIEAYSRAIAVEHGAFGIRSNSVCPGSTRTHAWDHRLEAEPLLLPRVTRLYPLQRLVTPEEVANAVLFLASPLSSGITGVTLPVDAGATAGFLPFIDTVLKGVS, from the coding sequence ATGACGGGTCTCAAGGGAAAAAAAGTCATCATCACAGGGGCTGGCGGCGGCATCGGCTCGGCTCTGGTCCAGGCTTTCCACCGTGAGGGCGCGACCGTCATCGCCTGTGACCGCACGAACCAGACGGACGAGCCTATCCAGCCCGATCACCTCGAGGTCTTCGACCTCCTCGACCCCGCCCAGATCGGCAAGGCGGCGGAGAACATCGTTGCCAAGTTCGGCGCCCCCGACTGCCTCATCAACAACGCCGGCTGGACGCGCGCCGAATTGATGGAGGACGTGACCAACGAGGTCATTGCGCGCGAATTGCAGCTCAATCTCTCGGGCGTCATGCAGTTCACGCAAGGGCTCCTGCCGGCGATGCTCGAGCGCAAGGTCGGCAGCATCGTTTTCATCAGCTCGGTCAACGCGCTGATGCATTTCGGCAATCCCGTCTATGCCGCGGCCAAATCCGGCATCGAGGCTTATTCGCGCGCCATCGCCGTCGAACATGGCGCCTTCGGCATCCGCTCCAACAGCGTCTGCCCGGGCTCGACCCGCACCCATGCTTGGGACCACCGCCTCGAGGCCGAGCCGTTGCTTCTGCCACGCGTCACCAGGCTCTACCCGCTGCAAAGGCTGGTGACGCCCGAGGAAGTGGCCAATGCCGTCCTGTTCCTCGCCTCGCCTCTGTCGAGCGGCATCACCGGTGTAACCTTGCCGGTTGACGCCGGCGCCACGGCGGGCTTCCTTCCCTTCATCGACACGGTTCTCAAGGGCGTATCATGA
- a CDS encoding MurR/RpiR family transcriptional regulator, whose translation MNDIIDIVARLRERSEDGSKSDRRLAQLILDDIDFASKAAIADLAARAEVSEPTVTRFCRGLGCEGTRDFKFKLAQALAVGALYLNPAPLNRDAREERTLQAICDSAITAIEQLKPTLDLGAIAQLSVRITESPHVLIYGSGGISSMMAVELQNRLFRFRINAVSHIDGQMQRMTSAVADKSTLVIGFSVSGYARSVVDAVMVARQYGAHTAAITATPSALAEAAHIVVPFQTYEDSHIYKPTSSRYALLAIVDVIATMVAENMGPRVIEGMRRIKQSLNMLKVDDPRLPLGD comes from the coding sequence GTGAACGACATCATCGATATCGTCGCGCGGCTGCGCGAGCGCTCGGAGGACGGCTCCAAGTCCGACCGTCGCCTGGCGCAGCTCATTCTCGACGATATCGATTTCGCCTCCAAGGCGGCGATCGCCGATCTGGCGGCGCGCGCCGAAGTCAGCGAGCCGACGGTGACGCGCTTCTGCCGGGGCCTGGGCTGCGAGGGCACCCGCGATTTCAAGTTCAAGCTCGCCCAGGCGCTGGCGGTGGGGGCGCTCTATCTCAATCCGGCGCCGCTCAACCGCGACGCCCGCGAGGAGCGCACCCTGCAGGCGATCTGCGACAGCGCCATCACGGCCATCGAGCAGCTCAAACCCACGCTCGATCTCGGTGCCATCGCCCAATTGAGCGTCAGGATCACCGAGAGCCCGCATGTGCTGATCTACGGCTCGGGCGGAATTTCCTCGATGATGGCGGTGGAATTGCAGAACCGCCTGTTCCGCTTCCGCATCAATGCGGTGTCGCATATAGACGGTCAGATGCAGCGCATGACCTCCGCCGTCGCCGACAAATCGACCCTCGTCATCGGCTTCTCGGTGTCGGGCTATGCCCGCTCCGTGGTCGACGCGGTGATGGTGGCCCGCCAATATGGCGCTCACACGGCCGCCATCACCGCAACGCCCTCCGCACTCGCCGAAGCGGCCCATATCGTGGTGCCCTTCCAGACCTATGAGGACAGCCACATCTACAAGCCGACCTCGTCGCGCTACGCCCTGCTCGCCATCGTCGACGTCATCGCCACCATGGTGGCCGAAAATATGGGACCGCGCGTCATCGAGGGCATGCGCCGCATCAAGCAGAGCCTCAATATGCTGAAGGTGGACGATCCGCGTCTGCCGCTGGGTGATTGA